In one Steroidobacteraceae bacterium genomic region, the following are encoded:
- a CDS encoding metallophosphoesterase: protein MNNAIDRRTFLKKTALTAGAATLPLTLVEMAFAKSAGNFTFAYISDSHIQHIKGAQFVRNWDRGLIRAVAETNLLSPRPDFVMFGGDLAQLGTVAELDHGAQMLGKLRGKLHCVMGEHDYYLDLGKYWSRLFGPQYYSFDHKGVHFVVLNSILTYDDWTFNRWPSAEQRMLEMAGLDNPNGSPFMVGEKQRAWLARDLSRVRKDTPVVVFSHSPLQKIYKGWNFWTEDAEEIQKLLAPFERVSVLYGHVHQIQYNQIGNISFNSVMATAWPWPYPQSYAQAAQYLPKLTVPMNRADPFFERDATGWQMINVNTGRVDLAYNLYNNRSRTVAFDAAAGQPQDMAFQAPQSRVPPQDHY, encoded by the coding sequence ATGAACAATGCAATCGATCGCAGGACCTTCCTGAAAAAGACGGCGCTGACTGCCGGGGCAGCGACATTGCCGTTGACGTTGGTGGAAATGGCTTTTGCGAAGTCCGCCGGGAATTTCACTTTTGCCTACATTTCCGACTCGCATATTCAACACATCAAGGGCGCACAGTTCGTCCGCAACTGGGATCGTGGTCTGATCCGCGCAGTCGCTGAAACGAATCTGCTGTCACCGCGACCGGATTTCGTGATGTTCGGCGGCGACCTCGCGCAGCTTGGCACGGTGGCCGAACTCGACCACGGCGCGCAGATGCTCGGCAAGCTTCGAGGCAAACTGCACTGCGTGATGGGCGAGCATGACTATTACCTCGACCTCGGCAAGTACTGGTCCAGGCTGTTCGGACCGCAGTACTACAGCTTCGATCACAAGGGCGTGCATTTCGTGGTCCTTAACAGCATCCTCACCTACGATGACTGGACATTCAATCGCTGGCCGAGCGCCGAGCAGCGCATGCTCGAGATGGCAGGACTCGACAATCCAAATGGATCACCCTTCATGGTCGGCGAGAAGCAGCGCGCCTGGCTTGCGCGTGACTTGTCGCGCGTGCGCAAGGACACGCCCGTCGTCGTGTTCTCGCATTCGCCATTACAGAAGATCTACAAAGGCTGGAATTTCTGGACCGAGGACGCAGAGGAGATACAGAAACTGCTGGCGCCTTTCGAGCGTGTATCGGTACTGTACGGACACGTACACCAGATCCAGTACAACCAGATCGGCAATATCAGTTTCAACTCGGTGATGGCAACCGCATGGCCCTGGCCGTATCCGCAAAGTTACGCCCAGGCGGCCCAGTACCTGCCGAAGCTCACGGTTCCGATGAATCGCGCAGACCCGTTCTTCGAACGCGATGCCACGGGTTGGCAGATGATCAATGTCAATACCGGCCGCGTCGATCTCGCCTACAACCTCTACAACAACCGCAGCCGTACTGTCGCCTTCGATGCCGCCGCTGGTCAGCCGCAGGACATGGCCTTCCAGGCGCCGCAGTCACGTGTGCCGCCGCAAGATCATTACTGA
- a CDS encoding FIST N-terminal domain-containing protein codes for MQVRQLILNSSDSLPEQLEALADLEPQLVLVFADPDLLVELGLAARVASRLPDAITVGCSTAGEIHQRGIASNSAVITAVRFDDPQICTAMTHVESMQDSETAGERLGAGLASDRPHTVMVLGQGLHLNGSAVIRGLRKSLGNDVALVGGLASDGIKFERTMVVAGGQCDANKLVVIGFCSPRLLVTVGSMGGWRPFGPIRRVTRCDGNVLYELDGEPALAVYRRYLGDHAQNLPGSALLFPFSMYDDAAKETGVTRTILGIDEASGAITLAGEIVADGFLRLMCASPDELINGAEMAAELARLPEERRQAPSFALLVSCVGRSLALGDRTEEEVEAVGSILGPNCVLAGFYSNGEVSSCTALPETQLHNQTMTLACFSEAA; via the coding sequence GTGCAAGTACGTCAATTGATCCTGAACTCCTCAGACTCCCTGCCAGAGCAATTGGAAGCCCTGGCCGACCTCGAGCCACAGCTCGTTCTCGTGTTTGCGGATCCCGATCTGCTGGTCGAACTCGGACTTGCCGCGCGCGTTGCAAGCAGATTGCCGGATGCCATCACCGTCGGCTGCTCGACAGCCGGCGAAATTCACCAGCGTGGCATCGCGAGCAACAGTGCGGTCATCACTGCGGTTCGCTTCGATGATCCCCAGATCTGTACGGCAATGACCCATGTCGAGTCCATGCAGGACTCGGAGACCGCCGGCGAGCGACTGGGCGCCGGGCTCGCAAGCGACCGGCCGCATACCGTCATGGTCCTGGGCCAGGGACTTCATCTGAATGGCAGCGCCGTGATACGTGGATTGCGCAAATCGCTCGGCAACGACGTCGCACTCGTCGGCGGCCTCGCGAGCGATGGCATCAAGTTCGAGCGGACCATGGTGGTGGCAGGGGGTCAATGCGATGCGAACAAATTGGTTGTCATCGGTTTTTGTTCGCCTCGATTGCTGGTGACTGTCGGCAGCATGGGTGGCTGGCGGCCTTTCGGACCGATTCGACGCGTCACGCGCTGCGACGGAAACGTCCTCTACGAGTTGGACGGTGAGCCGGCGCTGGCTGTATACCGTCGCTATCTTGGCGACCATGCCCAGAACCTGCCGGGTTCGGCACTGCTTTTTCCATTCTCCATGTACGACGATGCCGCAAAGGAAACGGGTGTCACTCGCACGATTCTCGGCATCGACGAAGCGAGCGGCGCCATCACGCTCGCCGGCGAAATCGTTGCGGACGGTTTTCTTCGGCTCATGTGTGCATCGCCAGATGAGCTGATCAATGGCGCCGAGATGGCGGCCGAACTCGCCCGTTTGCCCGAGGAGCGGCGGCAGGCGCCGTCCTTCGCCCTGCTCGTCAGCTGCGTCGGCCGCTCCCTGGCACTTGGCGATCGCACCGAGGAGGAAGTCGAGGCGGTAGGATCCATTCTCGGTCCAAATTGTGTGCTGGCCGGATTTTACTCGAATGGTGAAGTCAGCTCCTGCACCGCCTTGCCCGAAACCCAGCTGCACAATCAGACGATGACACTTGCATGTTTCAGCGAGGCGGCCTGA
- a CDS encoding ATP-binding protein has protein sequence MHRILRRQLRRALKLESIDAVEETLRRWLAEDSDAAKGPDAPQLREILRSLITSVDQSYLQLERDLDLRTRSLDISSAELFEVNTRLKSELDAQRLAADSLLAAAKRLAKNSALPLPTADQAGIRPLTEFLTRLAHDRDSAISAREQSEQRLRMALDASNLSMWDWDFGSTQIFYDRNFARFIGTKEQDATYDLGALSRRTVPADAQALSTAIRDVVLGHRPDFEVELRVRHEQGHWLWLQTFGSVTVRDPDGRARRLTGIVADISKRKQLENEIAANLKLLETVLDTMPLPVLIKDRTGQVQRANSAWDKMVSAGTAGESGHGLAVNSPVLGSVHRKFDLEVIASGQPARYEARIIAPNQREYDVLVAKAPLKLDNGEVTGIISVITDISEQKRTAGELDRARLAAEAAARAKSGFLANMSHELRTPLNGVVGMASLLETTRLDSRQARFVQTLKSSADALIAIINDILDISKIEAGKLDVATELVNVREELEHVVNLFSAQAFAKGIEIASHLAPGAPPTIQSDRLRLRQVLSNLVSNAIKFTERGAVLVSASRGRAAADTDANHIEFAVIDSGIGIAPQLQEHVFEAFAQADDSATRRFGGTGLGLAICQRLVELMGGSLGLDSAPGQGSRFYFTLPATGAESSASWSATDDVAALVVAPEAIIASALAETLASRSALALIASDGIDAVTQIESLPANLRHIQIVIDSGDDRAELESWVSAMRLAAAGRSVTVTLLLPHGCQDLPPIGIDRCIGKPVCTAALFEQGSDTGAAGATTRSRSLIGPVARKRVLIVEDNAVNQELVAAMLETVHMDYCIAVNGREGVELYEKDGNFDLVLMDCQMPVMDGFAASRRIRELEDGTRRVPIIALTGNAMEGDRDSCIAAGMDDYLPKPINLALLRDMLDRWLCPPATQSEPAAGAA, from the coding sequence ATGCATCGCATCCTGCGGCGCCAGCTGCGCCGCGCACTGAAACTCGAATCCATCGACGCTGTAGAGGAAACGCTGCGGCGGTGGTTGGCCGAAGATTCCGACGCGGCCAAGGGGCCCGATGCGCCTCAGCTGCGCGAGATCCTGCGCAGCCTGATCACCTCGGTCGATCAAAGTTACCTGCAGCTCGAACGCGACCTTGATCTGCGCACCCGCAGCCTCGACATCAGTTCCGCCGAGCTGTTCGAGGTCAATACGCGCCTCAAAAGCGAACTCGATGCGCAACGCTTGGCGGCGGACAGTCTGCTTGCTGCGGCGAAACGGCTGGCGAAGAACTCGGCCCTGCCGCTGCCGACTGCGGACCAGGCCGGTATCCGGCCGTTGACGGAATTCCTGACCCGCCTCGCACACGACCGCGATAGCGCGATCAGCGCCAGGGAGCAATCCGAACAGCGATTGCGCATGGCGCTCGACGCCTCCAATCTCAGCATGTGGGACTGGGACTTCGGTTCAACGCAGATATTCTATGATCGGAATTTCGCCCGTTTCATAGGCACCAAGGAGCAGGACGCAACTTACGATCTCGGCGCCTTGTCGAGGCGCACGGTACCTGCCGACGCACAGGCACTCAGTACAGCCATTCGCGACGTCGTGCTGGGCCACAGGCCCGACTTCGAAGTCGAACTGCGGGTGCGCCACGAACAGGGCCATTGGCTGTGGCTGCAGACTTTCGGCAGCGTGACCGTGCGCGACCCGGACGGTCGCGCGCGCCGCCTGACCGGAATCGTTGCCGATATCAGCAAGCGCAAGCAGCTCGAGAATGAGATCGCGGCCAATCTGAAGCTTCTCGAGACCGTTCTCGACACCATGCCACTGCCGGTACTGATCAAGGACAGGACCGGACAAGTGCAACGTGCAAATTCCGCGTGGGACAAGATGGTGAGCGCCGGGACCGCTGGGGAATCCGGTCACGGCTTGGCCGTCAATTCGCCAGTGCTCGGATCGGTGCATCGGAAATTCGATCTCGAAGTCATTGCCAGTGGCCAACCAGCGCGCTACGAAGCCAGGATCATTGCCCCGAACCAGCGTGAATATGACGTCCTCGTCGCGAAGGCACCGCTCAAGCTCGACAATGGCGAGGTCACCGGCATTATATCGGTGATTACCGACATTTCGGAGCAAAAGCGCACGGCCGGGGAACTCGATCGCGCCCGCCTCGCCGCCGAAGCCGCTGCGCGCGCAAAATCCGGGTTTCTCGCCAACATGAGCCATGAATTGAGAACTCCACTCAACGGCGTCGTTGGCATGGCATCGCTCCTCGAAACCACGCGGCTCGATTCAAGACAAGCGCGCTTCGTGCAAACGCTGAAGTCCTCCGCTGATGCCCTCATCGCCATCATCAATGACATCCTCGATATATCCAAGATCGAGGCCGGCAAACTGGATGTTGCGACAGAACTGGTGAATGTACGCGAGGAGCTGGAACACGTCGTCAACCTGTTCAGTGCGCAGGCCTTCGCGAAAGGCATCGAAATCGCATCGCACCTCGCGCCTGGCGCACCCCCTACTATCCAAAGCGATCGATTGCGTTTGCGGCAAGTACTGTCAAACCTCGTGAGCAACGCAATCAAATTCACCGAACGCGGCGCGGTACTTGTCAGCGCAAGCCGCGGTCGTGCCGCTGCCGATACCGACGCCAACCACATCGAGTTCGCCGTGATCGACTCCGGCATTGGTATTGCGCCACAACTGCAGGAGCACGTTTTCGAAGCCTTTGCCCAGGCTGATGACAGCGCAACCCGGCGATTCGGTGGCACCGGACTCGGCCTCGCCATTTGCCAGCGCCTCGTTGAGCTGATGGGAGGATCGCTGGGGCTCGACAGCGCCCCGGGTCAAGGGAGCCGCTTCTATTTCACCTTGCCTGCAACCGGGGCCGAATCAAGCGCGTCATGGTCAGCAACCGACGATGTTGCCGCATTGGTCGTTGCGCCCGAAGCGATTATCGCCAGTGCGCTCGCCGAAACCCTGGCGTCGCGAAGCGCACTGGCATTGATCGCGTCCGACGGCATCGACGCGGTGACGCAAATCGAATCGCTGCCAGCCAACCTGCGCCATATTCAGATCGTCATCGATTCCGGCGATGATCGCGCAGAACTCGAATCCTGGGTAAGCGCCATGCGACTCGCGGCAGCGGGACGCAGCGTAACCGTTACCCTGCTGCTGCCCCATGGCTGTCAGGATCTGCCACCGATCGGCATCGACCGGTGCATCGGCAAACCTGTCTGCACGGCGGCACTATTCGAGCAAGGAAGCGACACAGGCGCCGCTGGCGCTACGACGCGCAGCCGCTCGCTGATCGGGCCGGTCGCTCGCAAACGAGTGCTCATCGTCGAGGACAATGCGGTCAATCAGGAGCTGGTGGCAGCCATGCTCGAGACCGTGCATATGGACTACTGCATCGCCGTCAATGGCCGCGAAGGCGTTGAGCTCTACGAAAAGGACGGGAATTTTGACCTGGTGCTGATGGACTGCCAGATGCCTGTGATGGATGGCTTCGCCGCCAGTCGCCGCATTCGCGAACTGGAAGACGGCACGCGGCGAGTTCCAATCATCGCGCTTACCGGCAATGCGATGGAGGGCGACCGCGACAGCTGCATTGCGGCCGGCATGGACGATTATCTGCCGAAACCGATCAACCTCGCGCTGCTACGCGACATGCTCGACCGCTGGTTGTGCCCGCCGGCGACGCAATCCGAACCAGCCGCAGGCGCCGCCTGA
- a CDS encoding alpha/beta fold hydrolase, translating into MIRADSSCRRQSATIHTDDGVTLGGELFLPTGDRIGCLLINSGTGIPQRFYSRFAEHAASRGWVTLTFDYRGIGASAPPRLRGYKARYRDWGRHDIAAAIDYLRQHYPNLAIAALGHSTGGQQLGLAHNVSQVRAALFVAVSTGYWRGMGFLYRYFTLALWRAWMPLAIRLYGYAPVRKIRWGEDLPADVAREWGAWCLQPDYMAAFFDGTGRLRTPDGAKFGPIHFDDVRIPILSYYFTDDPISVAANVPPLLQIYRHAAIETRWIDPREIGTRHLGHTGFFHDQHGRPLWDETLDWLQSRIAR; encoded by the coding sequence ATGATCCGGGCCGACAGTTCGTGCCGGCGACAATCGGCAACCATCCACACGGACGACGGCGTCACGCTGGGCGGAGAGTTATTCCTGCCAACCGGTGACCGCATTGGCTGCCTGCTCATCAATTCCGGCACTGGCATACCGCAACGGTTCTATTCGCGCTTCGCCGAACATGCCGCCAGTCGCGGCTGGGTGACGCTGACCTTCGACTATCGCGGTATCGGCGCATCGGCACCGCCACGCCTGCGCGGCTACAAGGCCCGATATCGCGATTGGGGCCGTCACGACATCGCCGCAGCCATCGACTATTTGCGGCAACACTACCCCAATCTGGCGATCGCTGCGCTCGGTCACTCGACGGGCGGTCAGCAGTTGGGACTCGCGCACAACGTTTCCCAGGTACGTGCTGCCCTTTTCGTAGCGGTGTCGACCGGTTACTGGCGCGGCATGGGATTCCTGTACCGCTACTTCACTTTGGCGTTATGGCGCGCCTGGATGCCGCTCGCAATTCGCCTGTACGGCTATGCGCCCGTGAGGAAGATCCGTTGGGGCGAAGACCTGCCTGCCGACGTGGCCCGCGAATGGGGCGCGTGGTGTCTGCAACCGGATTACATGGCAGCGTTCTTCGATGGTACGGGTCGCTTACGCACACCTGATGGCGCGAAATTCGGCCCCATCCATTTCGACGATGTGCGCATTCCGATTCTCTCGTACTACTTCACCGACGATCCGATTTCCGTCGCGGCCAACGTTCCGCCGCTGCTGCAAATCTACCGCCATGCCGCTATCGAAACGCGCTGGATCGATCCGCGGGAGATCGGCACCAGGCATTTGGGTCATACAGGGTTCTTCCACGACCAGCACGGCCGCCCGCTCTGGGACGAAACGCTCGACTGGCTGCAATCACGAATCGCGCGTTAG
- a CDS encoding low affinity iron permease family protein, with protein sequence MSARNWYTAIAKHAARFSGRPAAFVVAVAVILVWVITGPLFAFSDTWQLVINTGTTIITFLMVFLIQNTQNRDTQAMQVKLDELIRATRGAHNALLDLEELEEESLDAFRKRYQVLAREARNSLAAGQGDTDTPEA encoded by the coding sequence ATGTCAGCACGCAATTGGTATACCGCCATCGCCAAGCACGCCGCCCGTTTCTCCGGCCGCCCTGCAGCCTTCGTGGTTGCGGTGGCCGTCATCTTGGTCTGGGTCATCACCGGGCCGCTGTTCGCGTTTTCCGATACCTGGCAGCTGGTCATCAATACCGGCACGACGATCATCACCTTCCTGATGGTGTTCCTGATCCAGAACACGCAGAATCGCGATACCCAGGCCATGCAGGTGAAGCTCGACGAGCTGATCCGCGCAACGCGCGGCGCGCACAACGCATTGCTCGACCTCGAAGAGCTCGAAGAGGAATCGCTCGACGCCTTTCGCAAGCGCTACCAGGTGCTGGCCAGGGAGGCGCGCAATTCGCTCGCCGCCGGGCAGGGCGATACCGATACGCCCGAGGCGTGA
- a CDS encoding methyltransferase domain-containing protein, with product MAEKDYALGTHDAEIARLGLQHRVWRSRTLAAWHEAGFTVGQSLLDLGCGPGYATLDLAEIVGPDGMVIAVERSQRFLDALQKAASTRGLGNIRMIEQDVTELDLGHATLDGAWCRWLLSFVHDPQTVVRHLRTGLKRGAAAVFFEYVNYRSWRFGPHLAAHEQFVAAVEQHWRAEGGEPDIGLALPALLAHNGFQVERLRAHVEAVRPGDYFWEWPKTFLRVGAEHMVERGRLDATVARQLDDALAAAESDPGAFVLTPVVLEVIARAV from the coding sequence ATGGCGGAAAAAGACTACGCGCTCGGCACGCATGATGCCGAAATTGCACGTCTTGGTTTGCAACACAGGGTCTGGCGCTCACGTACCCTCGCGGCCTGGCACGAGGCGGGTTTTACGGTTGGCCAGAGCCTACTCGACCTTGGTTGCGGGCCAGGTTACGCGACGCTCGACCTGGCAGAAATCGTAGGCCCCGACGGCATGGTCATTGCCGTCGAGCGCTCGCAGCGCTTCCTCGATGCCCTGCAAAAAGCAGCGAGCACGCGCGGACTTGGCAACATCCGGATGATCGAGCAGGATGTCACCGAACTCGACCTGGGTCATGCGACGCTCGATGGTGCCTGGTGCCGCTGGCTGTTGTCCTTCGTTCACGATCCGCAAACCGTCGTTCGGCATCTGCGCACAGGACTCAAAAGGGGCGCCGCCGCCGTCTTCTTCGAGTATGTCAACTACCGCAGCTGGCGCTTTGGACCGCATCTCGCTGCGCACGAGCAGTTCGTCGCCGCGGTCGAGCAACACTGGCGCGCGGAGGGCGGTGAGCCCGATATCGGACTCGCCCTGCCCGCGTTGCTCGCCCATAATGGATTTCAGGTGGAGCGGTTGCGAGCTCATGTGGAAGCCGTGCGTCCCGGCGACTATTTCTGGGAATGGCCGAAGACCTTCCTGCGCGTTGGCGCCGAGCACATGGTCGAACGCGGGCGACTCGATGCAACCGTTGCCCGTCAACTTGACGATGCGCTCGCGGCCGCGGAGTCGGACCCAGGGGCATTCGTGCTGACGCCCGTCGTGCTCGAGGTAATCGCGCGGGCCGTCTAG
- a CDS encoding MFS transporter, giving the protein MFQLEPAYRRARTLPRGVWALGAVSLCMDVSSELIHSLLPVYLTVTLGASLVSVGLIEGAAESVAALVRVFSGALSDRLRRRKAVALAGYALAALSKPIFPLATTVGTVFAARFIDRIGKGIRGAPRDALVADLTPAHLRGAAFGLRQSLDSVGAFLGPLFAIALMVWLAGEFRSVLWLATLPAWIAVGVLLFAVHEPRATSQRAATGAPVSGAAMLRLPAKFWRVAALGGVFTLARFSEAFLVLRVQGLGIALAYVPAVLVVMNLAYAGFAWLAGAWADRMRPSTLLAAGLGVLVIADMVLAAASATWVALLGAALWGLHMAMTQGLFAKLIADHAPADLRGTAFGVFNFIGAAAVLLASAIAGALWAKFGAPAAFVAGGSFALLAMTGLLMVRGRNHDDG; this is encoded by the coding sequence ATGTTCCAACTGGAGCCCGCGTACCGTCGGGCGCGGACATTGCCGCGCGGTGTCTGGGCGCTCGGTGCGGTTTCGCTGTGCATGGATGTCTCCTCCGAACTGATCCACAGCCTGCTGCCAGTCTATCTGACGGTCACGCTGGGTGCATCGCTCGTGAGCGTCGGTCTGATCGAAGGCGCAGCAGAATCGGTGGCGGCACTTGTGCGGGTCTTCTCCGGTGCCCTCAGCGATCGGCTGCGCCGACGCAAGGCGGTTGCACTGGCAGGTTATGCGCTTGCTGCGCTCAGCAAACCAATCTTCCCGCTCGCGACTACGGTAGGCACGGTATTCGCGGCCCGTTTCATCGATCGAATCGGCAAGGGCATACGCGGTGCGCCGCGCGATGCGCTCGTAGCCGACCTCACGCCCGCACACTTGCGCGGTGCGGCATTCGGCCTGCGTCAATCCCTGGACAGCGTTGGCGCATTCCTTGGACCATTATTCGCCATAGCGCTCATGGTATGGCTGGCGGGCGAATTTCGCAGCGTACTCTGGCTCGCCACCCTGCCTGCATGGATTGCGGTCGGAGTGTTGTTGTTCGCCGTGCACGAACCACGGGCGACTTCGCAGCGTGCGGCGACTGGCGCACCGGTCAGCGGCGCCGCGATGCTTCGGTTGCCCGCGAAATTCTGGCGCGTCGCGGCGCTCGGCGGTGTATTCACGCTGGCGCGCTTCAGTGAGGCATTTCTGGTATTGCGCGTGCAAGGTCTTGGTATTGCGCTCGCGTACGTTCCCGCTGTGCTGGTCGTCATGAACCTGGCCTATGCCGGTTTCGCCTGGCTGGCAGGAGCCTGGGCTGACCGCATGCGCCCGAGTACTCTTCTCGCCGCCGGCCTGGGCGTGCTGGTCATCGCCGACATGGTGCTGGCAGCGGCGTCAGCGACCTGGGTTGCACTTCTCGGGGCGGCGCTTTGGGGCCTGCATATGGCAATGACCCAGGGGCTCTTTGCCAAGTTGATCGCCGATCACGCTCCGGCCGACTTGCGCGGCACGGCCTTCGGTGTATTCAATTTCATCGGCGCTGCGGCGGTGCTGCTGGCGAGTGCCATTGCGGGTGCGCTTTGGGCGAAATTCGGCGCACCAGCAGCATTTGTTGCCGGCGGCAGCTTCGCCCTGCTTGCGATGACGGGTTTGTTGATGGTACGCGGCCGCAACCACGATGACGGCTAG
- a CDS encoding PHB depolymerase family esterase: MAPVSNRSLVCFITSLVVLFAGDAVYAQSTGAPILLERAPLRSATNVDTGFAKVTLTIAGHNRVFYLHRPAPLPPAPMPLVLVFHGGAGNGAQIAKMTGMDRAANLHGFAAAYPETDQHWQDGRETTGLGAADIDFVRAIIDWSIKTQGIDRSRIFATGISNGGIFTLRLACEMSREIAGFAAVAGSMGSMLAPRCRPQRAVPLMLIHGDKDEWVRWQGGAVKQLAGGGAGGDVIPVPQTLDFWRGINHCAAKAPTIEKINRDSRDGTRVEIHRYGNCEKPTELVLIKGGGHTWPGADNGNSRLLRRLVGRTSQDINATETILAFFENSGRYIR; encoded by the coding sequence ATGGCGCCGGTTTCGAATCGAAGTCTAGTTTGTTTCATCACCTCACTGGTCGTTCTTTTTGCTGGCGACGCCGTCTACGCCCAGTCGACGGGCGCCCCCATCCTGCTCGAACGCGCGCCGCTGCGATCGGCTACCAATGTCGATACCGGATTCGCGAAAGTGACTCTGACGATTGCCGGCCATAATCGCGTGTTCTATCTGCACCGCCCTGCTCCACTGCCGCCGGCGCCCATGCCCCTGGTGCTGGTGTTCCACGGCGGCGCGGGCAATGGCGCGCAGATTGCCAAAATGACGGGCATGGACCGGGCAGCGAACCTGCACGGCTTTGCCGCCGCTTATCCGGAAACGGACCAACACTGGCAGGACGGTCGGGAGACAACCGGCCTTGGCGCGGCCGACATCGACTTCGTGCGCGCCATCATCGACTGGTCCATCAAGACGCAGGGGATCGATCGCAGCCGGATTTTCGCCACAGGCATCAGCAACGGTGGGATATTCACGCTGCGCCTCGCATGCGAGATGAGCCGTGAGATCGCAGGTTTCGCTGCAGTGGCCGGCTCGATGGGCTCGATGCTCGCACCCCGTTGCCGGCCGCAGCGCGCGGTGCCCCTCATGCTGATCCATGGCGATAAGGACGAGTGGGTACGTTGGCAGGGCGGCGCCGTCAAGCAGCTCGCTGGCGGCGGCGCCGGCGGCGACGTAATCCCCGTACCGCAGACGCTCGATTTCTGGCGCGGCATCAACCACTGTGCCGCCAAAGCACCGACAATCGAGAAAATCAATCGCGACAGCCGTGACGGTACGCGCGTCGAAATCCACCGTTACGGCAACTGCGAGAAACCCACCGAGCTCGTGCTGATCAAAGGCGGCGGCCACACCTGGCCGGGCGCGGACAACGGTAATTCGCGGCTATTGCGCCGACTGGTGGGCCGCACCAGCCAGGACATCAACGCCACCGAAACGATACTGGCGTTCTTTGAAAATTCCGGGCGCTACATCCGTTAA
- a CDS encoding TonB-dependent receptor gives MTIMPSASMRTAVALLMALVTTVSTTAEAAQDEAASLRAELDAVRSEYTSRLAALEQRILQLEQAAATAPPDSGAPAPVAAQATASAFNPATSVILTGNYAALSADPASYAIAGFIPSGGETGPPERGFNLAESELTLAANVDPYLYANLTAAIGADNEIGVEEAYLRSLALPAGFGIKAGRFFSALGYLNEVHAHAWDFVDQPLVYQALLAGQRSQDGVQLKWIAPSDLFIEIGAELGNGAAFPGTRRNRNGVNDTTLFAHVGGDIRDSISWQSGLSWADLRTQDRQFADVDLAGDSVLNAFTGRSRLAAVDAVFKWSPVAGNTSRQVKLQAEYLQRRESGTLTYDIGGLALPGDYASRQSGWYLQAVYQFKPRWRAGLRYDALDSGTTRLELVDSGQLALADFPALLAASPVRYTLMLDWNPSEFSRLRAQFALDEARASERDRQLLLQYILSIGAHGAHKF, from the coding sequence ATGACGATCATGCCGAGCGCATCGATGCGCACCGCAGTGGCGCTTTTGATGGCGCTTGTTACAACCGTTTCTACCACTGCCGAAGCGGCACAGGATGAGGCCGCGAGCTTGCGCGCAGAGCTCGACGCCGTTCGCAGCGAATACACGTCGCGGCTTGCGGCGCTGGAACAACGCATCCTGCAGCTGGAACAGGCCGCCGCAACCGCACCACCGGACTCAGGCGCACCTGCTCCGGTCGCAGCGCAGGCGACGGCCAGCGCCTTCAACCCGGCGACGTCGGTCATTCTGACCGGCAATTACGCAGCCCTGTCAGCCGATCCAGCAAGTTATGCGATCGCGGGTTTCATTCCATCTGGAGGCGAGACTGGGCCGCCCGAGCGAGGATTCAATCTGGCCGAATCGGAACTGACCCTCGCGGCCAATGTTGACCCTTACCTTTATGCCAATCTGACCGCAGCGATTGGCGCAGACAACGAGATTGGCGTCGAGGAAGCCTATCTGCGCAGCCTTGCACTGCCGGCCGGCTTTGGTATCAAGGCGGGGCGATTCTTCTCTGCGCTCGGGTATCTGAACGAAGTGCATGCGCACGCCTGGGACTTCGTTGATCAGCCGCTCGTCTATCAGGCTCTGCTCGCCGGCCAGCGAAGCCAGGACGGTGTCCAGTTGAAGTGGATTGCGCCCTCGGATTTGTTCATCGAAATCGGCGCCGAGCTCGGCAATGGCGCTGCCTTCCCCGGAACACGCCGCAATCGAAATGGCGTAAACGACACGACGCTGTTTGCACATGTGGGTGGCGACATCAGGGATTCCATCAGCTGGCAATCGGGTCTGTCGTGGGCCGACCTGCGCACGCAGGATCGTCAATTTGCAGACGTTGATCTGGCCGGCGATTCCGTTCTCAATGCCTTCACGGGGCGGTCCCGACTGGCGGCAGTCGATGCCGTATTCAAATGGTCACCCGTCGCAGGCAACACGAGTCGACAAGTCAAACTTCAGGCCGAGTACCTGCAACGGCGCGAGAGCGGCACGCTGACCTACGACATCGGTGGCTTGGCGCTGCCTGGCGACTATGCAAGCCGTCAGAGTGGCTGGTACCTGCAAGCTGTCTACCAGTTCAAGCCGCGCTGGCGCGCGGGCCTGCGCTACGACGCGCTCGATTCGGGCACGACGCGCCTGGAACTGGTAGATAGCGGTCAGTTGGCGCTTGCGGATTTTCCGGCATTGCTCGCCGCCTCCCCCGTCCGGTACACGTTGATGCTCGATTGGAATCCGAGCGAGTTTTCACGCCTGCGCGCGCAATTCGCTCTCGATGAGGCGCGAGCGAGCGAGCGAGACCGTCAGCTATTACTGCAATACATCCTCAGCATCGGCGCCCACGGCGCCCACAAATTCTAG